ATGAATCCCGGCTTGGCGCAGCCACCGCCGCCGAGCCCGGTCGCGGTGCCCTCGCAGTCCGACCAGCCGTAGTTGCCGCCCTTGACGATCAGGTTCAGCTCGTCCATCTGGCTGTTGCCGAACTCCGTCGCCCACAGGCGACCGCGCGAGTCGAAACCGAGGCCCTGGACGTTGCGGTGGCCGTAGCTCCACACCGGGTTCCCGGCGAACGGGTTGTCCGCGGGCACCCTGCCGTCCGGCGTGATCCGCAGGATCTTGCCCGCGGTCGAACCGAGGTTCTGCGCGTTCTGGTGCGCCTGCGCGTCACCGGTGGCCACGTAGAGCATGCCGTCCGGACCGAAGCGCAGCCGCCCGCCGTTGTGGAAGCGGCTCTGCGGGATGTTGCCGAGCAGGACCTGGTAGCTGGACTGGACGAGCGCGTTGTTCTCGTACTTCATCCGCGCGACGCGGTTGCCCTGGTTGGACGAGTGGTAGATGTAGACCCACTTGTCCGAGCCGAAGTTCGGCGACACCTCAAGCCCGAGCAGGCCGCCCTCGCCGCCCGTGGTGACGGCGTTGGGCACCTTGCCCGCCGGCGTGCGCTGCCCGCTCTGCGTGAGCTTGAAGACGTTGAAGTTGTTGCGCTCGCTGACCAACGCGGCACCGTCGGGCAGGAACGCCACACCCCATGGAACGTCCACATTGGACGCGATCGTGGTCACGCGGCCGGGCTCGACACCTCCCCCGCCGCCGGGCGGAGCGGTCGTCACGGTGATCTCGTTGCTGTTCGCGGAGCGGTTGCCCACCGCGTCCCGCGCGCGGACCGTGAACCTGTAAGCCGTGCTCGGGCTGAGGCCACCGACCTCGCCCGCGGTCCCCGTGGCAGTGGCCGCGACCTGACCGTCACGCAGGATCTCGTAGCCGGTCACGCCGACGTTGTCCCGCGAAGGACTCCATTGCAGCCCAACGCTGTTCGGCCCGACTGTGCCGCGCGCGAGGTTCGTCGGAGCAGAGGGCGCCTCGGTGTCCTGCTGCGCCGGCGGCGTCTTGATGACCACTTCGTTGCTCGCCGGGGAGACATTGCCCGCGGCGTCCTTGGCGAAGACAGTCCACTGGTACTCGGTGTTCGGCGCGAGGCCGTCAACCGTCGTCGACAGTCCGGTCACCGACTTCATGTGCTGACCGTGCTGGTAGACGTCGTAGCCGACAACGCCCACGTTGTCGCGCGACGCGTCCCACGCGAGCGCTACCGTGCTCGGTGTCGCCGCACCGTTGGAACGCAGATTCGTCGGCGCAGTCGGCTTTTCGGTGTCAGCCGCGTCCACGGTCAGCTTGTCCGTGTTGGGCCCGCCTTCCGCCGTCGTTGCCGTCGCGCGGATCTTGTTCTGCCCGGCGGTGAGCGTGGCGGTGACGGTCTTCGTCTGCCAGGTCGTCCACGCGCCGGTCCCGGGGAAGGCAACGGCGTTCGCGGAGATCGCGCCGTTCACACTGATGTCGACCGGCCGGTTGACCGTGGTTCCGTTGGCGTAGCGCAGGGTCAGCGAATACGTCCCCGCCTGCGCCGCGGGGACCGTCCACTCGACGTAGCTGCCGGTGACGTTGGTGTAGTTGACGAATCCCCTTCCGGAGAACCCGCCGTGATTGGACTCGACCGCGCCCTGGGAGATCTGCGCGTCCTCGGCCTCGTAGTCGGTCGGCGCGGCGTGCGCGGGGATCGGGATGATCGTCGCGGCTAGCGCCACGGCCAAGGCCATGGACCAGCTGGACTGGACAGCCACGGTGCCTCCAGATGATGAGGGCTTGCAGGGGTGGCGGCGGTCCGGCGAATAAGTATGGAAACTTGCCAGATCTCACCACCGCGCCCGCGCGACGCACAAGACCGCGCGGTAAGCGCTTCCCGCAAATCCTCCGAACGGATTCGGCCATCCGGGGCGGGCGGCGGTACCGTTCGCCCCGTCGCGTGAGGTCTGGCCCAAAACGTACGTACGGATTGCACAAGGCGCACAGCGGCTGACACCATCTGCGGGTGCCCAGGGTCAGCCAGGACCACCTCGACGCCCGCCGCCGCCAGATCCTGGACGGCGCGCGGAGCTGCTTCGCCCGCCACGGCTACGAGGGCGCGACCGTGCGCAGGCTCGAGGAGGCCACCGGCCTGTCCCGCGGAGCGATCTTCCACCACTTCCGCGACAAGGAGTCGCTGTTCCTCGCGCTGGCCGAGGAGGACGCGCTGCGGATGGCCGAGGTCGTCGCCGAACAGGGCCTGGTGCAGGTGATGCGCGACCTGCTGTCCACGCCGCAGGACATCGGCGGCGAGCACCCCGTGCACTCGCTGGCGACACGCCTGGAGGTCACCCGCAGGCTGCGCACCGATCCGGACTTCCGCGCCCGCTGGGCAGAGCGCTCGCAACAGCTCACCGAGGCCACCAAGGCCCGACTGCAGCGGCAGCGCGATGCGGGCAACCTCCGCGACGACGTCGACGTCACGGTGCTGACCGCGTTCCTGGAACTGGTGCTCGAAGGGCTCGTCTCACACCTGGCGATGGGCCTGCCCGCCGACGACCTCGGGCCCGTGCTCGACGTCGTCGAGGAAACCGTGCGGCGCCACCGCAACCAAGGCTGAGCCTAGCCCCGGTGCACGACCAGCTTGCCGAAGACGCTGCGCCCGGAAAGCCTGATGACAGCACCGGAACTCCCGCTCGCGGGCGCTGAGACGTGGCGCTTGCCGAACACCGCGCCGCCCTCGTCGATCACCACCGCGTCCACTGGAACGGTCAGCACGACCTTGCCGAACGCCGAGGACGCGTTGAGGTCGATCTCCTCCCCTGGGCGCGCGGAGCGCAGATCGATGATCGCCGCGCCGAACACCGCGCGGACGCGCAACGGGCTCGTGCCCTCGGGTGCGCGGATCACTTTGCTGAACACGGCGCTGAGCCGCTTCGGGGTGCGGTCGACGGGCGCGGGCTGGTGCAGGTCGGCGAGCACCGGGCTCAGCTCGCCCGCGGTGCGCGCCGCGTACACCTGCTCGAGCCGCTCGGCGTGCTCGGTCCACGTGAGCCTGCCGTCGGCGACCGCGCGGTTCAGCACGACCGCCGCGTTCTCCCGGTCCTCGTCGGAGATCCGCCGCACGAGCGCCGAGCCGTCTTCCGGAGTCATACCGGCCCCCATCCTCTTGTTGACCAAGATTCTTCAGTTCGGAAAAAAGTCGGTCAAGCTCGGTCGCACGACGGCTACCATCGAGTAACATGTGCTCGCGTCCCGCTCCGGGTCCGACGGCACTCCCGCGTCGGCCGGGCCGGGACGATACTTCTTCGCGGGACGCGGCCCGACCCGGGAGGGACTCGCCATGGGCATCAACGAGGATGTACGGCGGACGGTGTCATTCCTGGT
The window above is part of the Allokutzneria albata genome. Proteins encoded here:
- a CDS encoding PQQ-dependent sugar dehydrogenase; translated protein: MAVQSSWSMALAVALAATIIPIPAHAAPTDYEAEDAQISQGAVESNHGGFSGRGFVNYTNVTGSYVEWTVPAAQAGTYSLTLRYANGTTVNRPVDISVNGAISANAVAFPGTGAWTTWQTKTVTATLTAGQNKIRATATTAEGGPNTDKLTVDAADTEKPTAPTNLRSNGAATPSTVALAWDASRDNVGVVGYDVYQHGQHMKSVTGLSTTVDGLAPNTEYQWTVFAKDAAGNVSPASNEVVIKTPPAQQDTEAPSAPTNLARGTVGPNSVGLQWSPSRDNVGVTGYEILRDGQVAATATGTAGEVGGLSPSTAYRFTVRARDAVGNRSANSNEITVTTAPPGGGGGVEPGRVTTIASNVDVPWGVAFLPDGAALVSERNNFNVFKLTQSGQRTPAGKVPNAVTTGGEGGLLGLEVSPNFGSDKWVYIYHSSNQGNRVARMKYENNALVQSSYQVLLGNIPQSRFHNGGRLRFGPDGMLYVATGDAQAHQNAQNLGSTAGKILRITPDGRVPADNPFAGNPVWSYGHRNVQGLGFDSRGRLWATEFGNSQMDELNLIVKGGNYGWSDCEGTATGLGGGGCAKPGFIRPARTFAPTGSNSPSGLTIVDDHIFIAQTTGQRVYRMKINGDGVETPKAYFQGSYGRLRTVEKSPTGGLWLTTTTDKDGTADNDRIFHVELTGGSTQPGEFKLTSPAFADNAMIPAKYTCAGDGKAGQDTSPPLSWAPGVTGAKSYAIVFADRVDNGNKRHWAIWDIPATTTALAEKLGKGFAVPGGGGAKQKAMGSGEVSTQYFGPCPGGRTNPYTFTLYAMRTATVPGVTQASGLDTIQNAISANSSASVVLNGKSNASTQ
- a CDS encoding TetR/AcrR family transcriptional regulator, with the translated sequence MPRVSQDHLDARRRQILDGARSCFARHGYEGATVRRLEEATGLSRGAIFHHFRDKESLFLALAEEDALRMAEVVAEQGLVQVMRDLLSTPQDIGGEHPVHSLATRLEVTRRLRTDPDFRARWAERSQQLTEATKARLQRQRDAGNLRDDVDVTVLTAFLELVLEGLVSHLAMGLPADDLGPVLDVVEETVRRHRNQG
- a CDS encoding DUF1707 SHOCT-like domain-containing protein, whose amino-acid sequence is MTPEDGSALVRRISDEDRENAAVVLNRAVADGRLTWTEHAERLEQVYAARTAGELSPVLADLHQPAPVDRTPKRLSAVFSKVIRAPEGTSPLRVRAVFGAAIIDLRSARPGEEIDLNASSAFGKVVLTVPVDAVVIDEGGAVFGKRHVSAPASGSSGAVIRLSGRSVFGKLVVHRG